The DNA sequence CCGGACCGTCGAGGGCTCCGAACCGCTCGTACGGCGCGTCCCGCCGCGCCGCGAGGCCGGTCCTCCGCCGGGCGGACCGATCACCGAATGGGCCGAATGTCCTCACGAACCCGCAAGACACGACAGGACGCCGCGAGCGGCACAGGCGGTCGGTACGGACGCCGGCCGTCGCCGACGACGGGATTCCCTTCGCCGTCCGCCGGGTACGGCCGGCCGTACCCGGCGGCGTAGGGCGAGCCGGTGCGCCCGTCGCCGTGAGGAACGCCGGACACCCGCGGCGAGCCCGCGATCCGGCGGTCGCCCCGGCGCCGCGAACCCGGGACCCGTTCGACGGCGCCGGGCGGGGAAAGGTCAGCCGGTGCGCAGCTCCAGGGCCTTGAGGCCGCGCATGATGTAGCCGGGCTTCCACTCCGGCTCGGTCACGAGCCCGATGTCCGGGGCGGCGCGCAAGATCGCGGAGAAGGACTCGGCGAGCTCGATCTTGGCGAGCGGCGCGCCGAGGCAGTAGTGGATGCCGAGGCCGAAGGAGATGTGCGGGTTGGGGTCGCGGCCCAGGTCGAGCCGGTCGGGGTCGTCGAACACCTCCGGGTCCCGGTTGGCCGAGCCGAACAGCAGGGCGACCTCCGAGCCGCGCGGGATGCGCACGCCGCGGACCTCGATGTCCTCCAGCACCCAGCGCTCGAACATCTGGGCCGGGGTGTCCCAGCGCAGCAGCTCCTCCACGGCGGTGGCGACGAGCTCCTGGTCGCCGTCCCGCACCGCGGCGCGCAGCCGGTCGAGCTGGTCGGGGTTGCGGAACAGCGCCCACCAGCCGTTGCCGGTGGCGTTCACGGTGGCCTCGTGCCCGGCGTTGAGCAGCAGCACGCAGGTGCCGATCAGCTCGTCCTCGGTGAGCCGGTCGCCCTCGTCGGCGACCTGGGCGAGCTGGGAGATCAGGTCGTCGCCGGGGTTCGCGCGGCGGGCCGCGGCCAGCTCGCGCAGGTAGGCGGCGAACTCCTCGGCGGCGCGCACCGCCGCCCGCTGGGCCTCGAGCGGCGGGTTGAGCTCGTACATCAGGCACATGTCGTTCGACCAGGGCCGCAGCAGGTGCCGGTCGGACTCGGGCACGCCGAGCATGTCGGCGATCACGGTGACCGGCAGCGGCTCGGCCACCTCGGCGATGAGGTCGCCGCCGCCCTTCTCGGCGAACCGGGTGGCGAGCTCGGTGGCGATCGCCCGGATCCGGGGCCGCAGCGACTCCACCATGCGCGGCGTGAACGCCTTCGACACCAGGCGGCGCAGCCGGGTGTGCACGGGCGGCTCGACGTCGAGCATGCCCGCGCGGACCACCCGCCAGAACGGCGCGTGCCAGTCCGGCTCGGGCTCCCGGCCGAACTCCTCGTGCGTGGCGACGTGGAGATAGGTACGGCCCAGCCGCCGGTCGCGCAGCAGCGCGTCGACGTCGGCGTGGCGGGCGATGAGCCACTGGTTGGTGGGCTCGAAGTACGTCACCGGCTCCTGCTCGCGCAGGTGGGCGTACACGTCGTAGGGGTGGGCGACGAATTCCGGATCCCAAGGGTCAAACCGCACGGACCAATCCTAAACAGCAATCTGATCCTGATCATGGTGCAAACTTGCCTAATCCACCCAGCCGATGCGGCCATCCCTTGCCGCCGGGCCGTACGGCGGGCCGGGCGGGCCCGCGCCCTCGGCGATACTGGGGGCATGACCGAGCGCACAGTGGGGATCGGGGCCGCCGCGGCCGTACCGGGCGAGACCGAGGACACCGTCCTGGCCATCGGCCCGCAGCACCCCTCGGCCCACGGCGCGCTCCGGCTGCGGCTCACCCTCGACGGCGAGCGCATCGTCGCCGCCGAGCCGATCGTCGGCTTCCTGCACCGGGGCGCGGAGAAGCTGTTCGAGGTCCGCGACTACCGGCAGATCATCATGCTCGCCAACCGCCACGACTGGCTGTCGGCGTTCGCCAACGAGCTGGGCGTGGTGCTCGCGGTGGAGCGCATGCTCGGCATGGCCGTACCGGAGCGGGCGGTCTGGGCGCGCACCCTGCTCGCCGAGCTCAACCGGGTGCTCAGCCACCTGATGTTCCTCTCCGTCCACCCGCTCGACCTCGGCTCGGCCCCGCCCGGCCTCGGCGTCGCCGAGCGCGAGGAGCTGCGCACGGTGCTGGAGGAGGCCACCGGCGGCCGCATGCACTACATGTTCAACCGGGTCGGCGGACTGAAGGAGGACCTGCCGGAAGGCTGGCTCGACCACGTGACGCGGGCCGTCGCCGCGGTACGGCGCCGCCTCCCCGACTACGAGGAGCGCATCCTCGCCGACCCCGCCTTCCGGGAGCGCACGGTCGGCATCGGCCGCCTCGGCCGCGAGACGATCCTGCAGTACGGCATGACCGGCCCGATCGCCCGCGCCTCCGGCGTCGCGTTCGACCTGCGCCGCGACGACCCCTACCTGGCGTACGGCGAGCTGAAGGTCACCCCGGTGACCGAGACGGCCGGGGACTGCCACGCCCGGTTCCGGGTGCTGCTGCGCCAGGTCGAGCAGTCGCTCACGCTCGCCGAGGAGTGCACGGCGCGGCTGCGCGAGCTGCCGGGCCCGGTCAACCAGCGGCTGCCGAAGGTGCTCCGGGTGCCCGAGGGCCACACCTACGCCTGGACCGAGAGCCCGCTCGGCGTCAACGGCTACTACCTGGTCTCCCGCGGCGACACCACTCCGTGGCGGCTCAAGCTCCGCTCGGCCTCGTTCAACAACGTGCAGGCGCTGCGCGAGGTGCTGCCCGGCCACACCGTCGCCGACCTCGTCCCCATCCTCGGCTCGATGTTCTTCGTCGTCGGCGACATCGACAAGTAGCGGCCCCGGCCGCTACCGGTCGGCCGGCCGCGGCCCGTTCGTGTCGCCGGGGTCCTTGGGCACGCGGCAGCAGTGCTCCAGGTAGAGGGCGGCGCAGACGAGCAGCACGCAGGCGAGGAACGAGCCGCCGCCGACGAGGGCGTCGTGCCGCGGCTTGGGCAGGCTGAGCAGGTCGAGCACGCGGAGCACGAACCCGGCGAAGATCCCCGCGAACACCGACCCGGCGAGCGCCGAGGCCTTGGCGAGGGCGACGAGCCGGGCGACCGCGATCGGGTCGACCGGCTTGGTGCCCGGCTTACGGAGGATGCGCGCCCGGGTGCTCCAGCCGGCGTACGCCTCGCCGAGGGCGAGCAGCCCCACGGTGGGGATCGCGGTCCACGGCAGCGTCTGGATCTCGGAGTAGACCCCCTGGAGCACCGCCCAGGTGAGCGCGGCGGAGACGACCACCAGGGCGACGAGCAGACCGGGATGGCTGGGCTTCACACGCCTCCTTAGGTGGGAGGTTGCAGCTTGAGGTCCGGGCGCCGCCGCACGCCCTCCTGGTCGAGGGAGGCGAGCAGGGCGGCCACCGAGCCGCGGCCGGGCAGCTCGGCGTCCGGATCGGCCTCCACCCAGGGCACGAGCACGAACGCGCGCTCGTGGGCCAGGGGGTGCGGCAGGGTGAGCTCCGGCTCCTCCATGATCACATCGTCGACCATGATCAGGTCGACGTCGAGGGTGCGCGGCCCCCACCGCTCGGTGCGCACCCGGCCGAACGCCCGCTCCACGTTCATCGCGCGCTCGAGCAGCGTGTGCGGGTCGAGCTCGGTCTCCCCGATCACCACGGCGTTGAGGTACGGCCCCTGCTCCGGCCCGCCCACCGGCTCGGTCTCGTACACCGAGGACATGGTGACGAACTCCAGCCCCGGGGCGTCGAAGAGGGTGTCGATCGCGCCCTGCAGGTTCTCCAGCCGTCGCCCCAGGTTGCTGCCCAGCCCGATCACGACTCGCATGACCGCCTCCGTCTGATCGTCACCACCACGTCGTCGAACGGCACCGGGATGGGCGCGGCGGGCTTGTGCACGCTCACCTCCACCTCCTCGACGCGCTCGTACGACAGGCAGACCTGCGCCAGCCGCTCGGCGAGGGTCTCGATGAGCTTCACCGGCTCACCGGAGACCACCTCGGCGAGGCGCGTGGCGAGCTCGCCGTAGTCGACCGTGCGGGTCAGGTCGTCCGTGGCCGCGGCCTGCCTGGTGTCGAGGTGGAGCGTGACGTCCACCGTGAACTCCTGGCCGAGCTCCCGCTCGGCGGGCAGTACCCCGTGCCGGCCGCGGGCCCGGATGCCCCGCACCGTGATGGCGTCGAGCGCCGTCACAGGACCTCCTGCCCGTCCTCGTCGTCCTCACCGCCCTGGAGCACCGGAGAGCCGTGGTGGATCCACAGCCGCCAGCCCTGCGGGGTGAGCACGAACGTGTTCGTGGCCACCACCTTTCCCGCGACGAAGCCGGTCTCACCCTCGTCCCCGGCGGTGAGGATGTTCTCCGCGCAGCACACCACGGCGACGTCGCCGACCACGCTGGTGCGCACGTCGGTGAGCACGAACTGGATGTACGGCGTGTTCGCCATGATCAGCGCCCAGGAGCGCAGCACCTCGCGGCGGCCGGTGACCATGCCCCAGCCGGGGTGCACGCACACGACCTCGCGGCCGTCGGCGTCCTCGGCCCAGATCCGCTCCATGCGGTCGAGGTCGCCGTTCTCGATCGCGCTGTAGAACTCCTGGTTGAGCGTCTCGATCTCGGCGACGACGCTCACCCGGCGCCCCCCGCCCGCCAGGCGGCCGCGACGCGAACCGCGTCCGCGTTCGGGCGGACGTCGTGCACCCGCACGCACCAGGCGCCCGCGGCGGCCGCGAGCGCGCTCACCGCGGCCGTGGCGACGTCGCACTCCTCGAACGGCCGGGCGGTGCCGTCGGGCGCGGCGAGCAGGCGGCTGAGGAAGCGCTTGCGGGACGCGCCGACGAGGATCGGGTAGCCGAGCTCGGCGAGCCGGTCGAGGTGCTTGAGCAGCGCCCAGTTGTGCTCGGGCCGCTTGGCGAACCCGAGGCCGGGGTCGATGATGATCTGCTCCTCGGCGACGCCCTCGGCGAGCACCGAGTCGACCCGCTTGGCGAGCTCCTCGCGCACCTCGGTGACCACGTCGGCGTAGATGGCGCGGCTGTCCATGTCGTGGCTGTGGCCGCGCCAGTGCATCACCACGTACGGCACGCCGGTGGCGGCGACCACGCGGGGCATCGCCGGATCGGCGAGGCCGCCGCTCACGTCGTTGACGAGGGCCGCGCCGGCCTCGACCGCGATCTCGGCCACCTCGGCGCGCATCGTGTCCACGCTGACCGTGACGCCCTCGGCCGCGAGCGCGCGGATCACCGGCTCGACCCGCCGGATCTCCTCCTCGAGCGGCACCCGGGCGGCGCCCGGCCGGGTGGACTCACCGCCCACGTCGACGATGTCGGCGCCCTGCGCCACCAGGTCCAGGCCGTGCCGGATCGCGGCCGACGTGTCGAACCATCGGCCGCCGTCGGAGAACGAGTCGGGGGTGACGTTCACCACGCCCATCACCAGGCACCGCGCCCGCTCCGGCAGCCCACGCAGGCTCCATGAGGTCATGTCCTCCAGCGTAGGGCGTCGGGCCTCGTCGCCTCGACGGCCGGTGGGTTCGATGCCGGTCATCGGCGGCCCAGGATGAGTGCCATCGCCTCGGCCCGGGTGCGGTCGCTGCTGCGGAAGTTGCCGCGCACCGCCGAGGTGATCGTCTTCGCGCCCGGCTTGCGCACGCCGCGCATGGTCATGCACAGGTGCTCGGCCTCGATCACCACGATCACGCCGCGCGGTTCCAGCACCCGCATGAGCGCGTCGGCGACCTGGGAGGTCATGCGCTCCTGGAGCTGGGGGCGGCGGGCGTAGACGTCGATCAGCCGGGCGAGCTTGGACAGGCCCGTGACCTGTCCCTTGTCGTTGGGGATGTACCCGACGTGGGCGACGCCGTAGAACGGCACGAGGTGGTGCTCGCACACGCTCGACACCTCGATGTCCCGCACCAGGACCATCTCGTCGTGGTCGGCGTCGAAGACGGTGGTGAGCACGTCCTCGGGGTTCTGCCGCAGCCCGGCGAACTGCTCGGCGTACGCGCGGGCGACGCGGGCGGGGGTGTCACGCAGGCCCTCGCGGTCGGGATCCTCGCCGATGGCGATGAGGATCTCGCGAACGGCCTTCTCGATGCGGGCCGCGTCGAACGGCGGGGGCTCCGGGCGGCGTTCCGGCATCAGTTCGCTGTCCATGAGACTTCCTTACCGGCCCGGCGCGACTCACGGGGCGCCGGCACCAGGCCGTCGTGTCACCGGCGATTTCTTCGCCAATGTCTGTTTTAACCGATATATATGGCCTACAACGACAGCGGGGTCGGTGCGAAGACCGACCCCGTCGCCGCAGGCTCCGTTATGCCTCGTCCTTGGGGGCACGTTCGCTCAGCCACGGCTGGTCGGCCGGCGATCCTCCGCTCGGGCCGCCGTTCGGTCCTCCGGAGGGCAGCGCCGGGCTCGACCCGTTGCCCGCCCGCTCCTTGGGGGTGAGGACCGGCGGGCGGTCGGAGGGCAGGCGCTTGCCGTAGCCGAGGTAGGACGGGCGGTGCTCCTTCTTGCGCACCGGGGCGAAGATCCGCAGGACCTCCTCGCGGGAGAGGGTCTCCTTCTCCATCAGCTCGAGGACGAGGTTGTCGAGCACGTCGCGGTACTCGACGAGGATCTCCCACGCCCGGTCGTGCGCGGTCTCGATGAGCCGGCGCACCTCCTCGTCGATCGCCGAGGCGACCTTCTCGGAGTAGTCGCGCTCGTGGCCCATGTCGCGGCCGAGGAACACCTCGCTCGAGCCGCTGCCGAACTTGCGGGCGCCGAGCTGCTCGCTCATGCCGTACTCGGTGACCATGCGGCGGGCGATCTGGGTCGCCTTCTCGATGTCGTTCGCCGCGCCGGTGGTCGGCTCGTGGAACACCAGCTCCTCGGCGGTGCGGCCGCCGAGCAGCATGGCGAGCTGGTCCATCATCTCCGAGCGCGTGGCGAGGAACTTGTCCTCCATCGGCAGCGTCATCGTGTAGCCGAGGGCGCGGCCGCGGGACAGGATCGTGATCTTGTGGACCGGGTCGGCGTTCGGCAGCGCGTGCGCCACCAGGGCGTGGCCGCCCTCGTGGTACGCGATGATCTTCTTCTCCTGGTCGGACATGACCCGGCTCTTGCGCTCCGGCCCGGCCATCACGCGGTCGATCGCCTCTTCCAGCGTCGCCTGCGAGATGAGCTTCTCGTCCTTACGGGCGGTGAGCAGCGCGGCCTCGTTGATCACGTTCGCCAGGTCGGCGCCGGTGAAGCCCGGGGTACGGCGGGCGATGGTGTCCAGGTCCACCTCGGGCGCGAACGGCTTGCCGCGGGCGTGCACCCGCAGGATGCCCTTGCGGCCCTCGAGGTCCGGCCGGTCGATGACGATCTGCCGGTCGAAGCGGCCCGGGCGGAGCAGCGCCGGGTCGAGGATGTCCGGCCGGTTGGTCGCGGCGATGAGGATCACGCCGCCCTTGACGTCGAAGCCGTCCATCTCGACGAGCAGCTGGTTGAGCGTCTGCTCGCGCTCGTCGTGGCCGCCGCCGAGGCCCGCGCCGCGGTGCCGGCCGACCGCGTCGATCTCGTCGATGAAGATGATCGCCGGGGCGTTCGCCTTCGCCTGCTCGAACAGGTCGCGCACCCGGGAGGCGCCGACACCGACGAACATCTCCACGAAGTCCGAACCGGAGATCGAGTAGAACGGCACGCCGGCCTCGCCGGCCACGGCACGGGCGAGCAGGGTCTTACCGGTGCCCGGCGGGCCGTACAGCAGCACGCCCTTGGGGATCTTCGCGCCGATCGCCTGGAACTTCGCCGGGTTCTGCAGGAACTCCTTGATCTCCTGGAGCTCCTCGATCGCCTCGTCCGCGCCGGCGACGTCCGCGAAGGTGGTCTTGGGGGTGTCCTTCGTGACCAGCTTGGCCTTGGACTTGCCGAAGCTCATCACCCGTGAGCCACCGCCCTGCATCTGGTTCATGATGAACAGGAAGATGAGGACGATGATCACGATGGGCAGGAAGCTCACCAGCAGCCCGACCAGGAAGTTCTCCCGGGGCACCTCGACCGTCCAGCCCTGCCGCGGGTTGGCCCGCTCGAGCGCCTCGACGAGCTGGAGGCCCTGACCGGCGACCCACGAGGAGTAGTAGCTCTGCCCGTCGGTCGTGGTGACCTCGATGCGCTGGTCCTTGTCGATGATCTTGGCGTTCGCGACCTTGCCCTGCTCGATCAACGCAACGATCTTCGAGGTGTCGGTGCGTTCATAGTTGCCGTCGCCACCGAACATCGTGGTGACGAGCAGGAGCAACACGACGATGCCTAGGATCCACAGCAGTGGCCCACGTGTAAATCGCTTGAGATCCATTGATGCGGAACCCCGGCGGGCCCGTCCCTTCCTGACCAAGGCCTGGCACCCCCTCAACCGAGGGGTCGCGGCATCCCTCCGCCGCTCCTTCTGAGTACCCGAAGACGCCGCGATGGCACCTTCGGAATCAGAAGGTACACCGCGCACCCGTGCGGGGTAACCGCTCGGCCGCGACGGCTCTGTTCTTCCAACGTACGTCAGGTGCCTCTGTGTTCCAGCGCGTCAGAGCGCAATATCACATTTTCGCGGCTGACTTCGCTCAAAGCGTATGGGATTGCCTCGCCGCCCTCGCATTGAGGTCGGCCGCCGTTCCGCCCCGGCGCGCCGCAATGAAAGATCCCGCGAAGCGTTCATCGCGGCGCGCCCGGGAGCGTGTGACGGGTGCGCGGAAGGAGACCGGGGTCCGGTGCGCGGCTAGTCGCCCTCGCCGCCGTAGACGTGCGGGGCGAGGGTGCCGATGAACGGCAGGTTGCGGTACCGCTCGGCGTAGTCGAGGCCGTACCCGATGACGAACTCGTTGGGGATGTCGAACCCGACGTACCGCACGTCGATCGGCACCTTCACCGCCTCGGGCTTGCGCAGCAGGGCGCACACCTCGACCGAGGCGGGGTCGCGCGACTTGAGGTTCTGCAGCAGCCAGGACAGGGTGAGCCCGGAGTCGATGATGTCCTCGACGACGAGCACGTGCCGGCCCGCGATGTCGGTGTCGAGGTCCTTCAGCACCCGGACGACCCCGGAGGACTTGGTGCCCGCCCCGTAGGAGGAGACGGCCATCCAGTCCATCTGGACCGGCAGGCGCAGGGCGCGGGCGATGTCGGCCATCACCATCACCGCCCCCTTGAGCACCCCGACGAGCAGCAGATCCTTGCCCGCGTAGTCGGCGTCGATGCGCGCCGCGAGTTCCCGGATCTTGCCCTGGAGCTCTTCCTCCGTGATGAGGACCTTCGCGAGGTCCCTGCCCATGTCGGCTGCGTCCACGTGGAAAATCCCTCTATGTAACGTTGCTGGCGAATATCAGGGTGCCATACCGCCGGACGACGCCCACCCCCCCGGGTAAGGCGACGCGCCCCTGCCCTCGCCAGCCGGTGACCAGCCGCTCCACCTCGGCGATGTGCACCGCGGCCAGCGCCGCGGGCCGCGCCCCTGAGGCCTCGGCGGCCC is a window from the Thermopolyspora flexuosa genome containing:
- a CDS encoding DUF3180 domain-containing protein; amino-acid sequence: MKPSHPGLLVALVVVSAALTWAVLQGVYSEIQTLPWTAIPTVGLLALGEAYAGWSTRARILRKPGTKPVDPIAVARLVALAKASALAGSVFAGIFAGFVLRVLDLLSLPKPRHDALVGGGSFLACVLLVCAALYLEHCCRVPKDPGDTNGPRPADR
- a CDS encoding cytochrome P450, translated to MRFDPWDPEFVAHPYDVYAHLREQEPVTYFEPTNQWLIARHADVDALLRDRRLGRTYLHVATHEEFGREPEPDWHAPFWRVVRAGMLDVEPPVHTRLRRLVSKAFTPRMVESLRPRIRAIATELATRFAEKGGGDLIAEVAEPLPVTVIADMLGVPESDRHLLRPWSNDMCLMYELNPPLEAQRAAVRAAEEFAAYLRELAAARRANPGDDLISQLAQVADEGDRLTEDELIGTCVLLLNAGHEATVNATGNGWWALFRNPDQLDRLRAAVRDGDQELVATAVEELLRWDTPAQMFERWVLEDIEVRGVRIPRGSEVALLFGSANRDPEVFDDPDRLDLGRDPNPHISFGLGIHYCLGAPLAKIELAESFSAILRAAPDIGLVTEPEWKPGYIMRGLKALELRTG
- the folK gene encoding 2-amino-4-hydroxy-6-hydroxymethyldihydropteridine diphosphokinase; protein product: MRVVIGLGSNLGRRLENLQGAIDTLFDAPGLEFVTMSSVYETEPVGGPEQGPYLNAVVIGETELDPHTLLERAMNVERAFGRVRTERWGPRTLDVDLIMVDDVIMEEPELTLPHPLAHERAFVLVPWVEADPDAELPGRGSVAALLASLDQEGVRRRPDLKLQPPT
- the ftsH gene encoding ATP-dependent zinc metalloprotease FtsH, with translation MDLKRFTRGPLLWILGIVVLLLLVTTMFGGDGNYERTDTSKIVALIEQGKVANAKIIDKDQRIEVTTTDGQSYYSSWVAGQGLQLVEALERANPRQGWTVEVPRENFLVGLLVSFLPIVIIVLIFLFIMNQMQGGGSRVMSFGKSKAKLVTKDTPKTTFADVAGADEAIEELQEIKEFLQNPAKFQAIGAKIPKGVLLYGPPGTGKTLLARAVAGEAGVPFYSISGSDFVEMFVGVGASRVRDLFEQAKANAPAIIFIDEIDAVGRHRGAGLGGGHDEREQTLNQLLVEMDGFDVKGGVILIAATNRPDILDPALLRPGRFDRQIVIDRPDLEGRKGILRVHARGKPFAPEVDLDTIARRTPGFTGADLANVINEAALLTARKDEKLISQATLEEAIDRVMAGPERKSRVMSDQEKKIIAYHEGGHALVAHALPNADPVHKITILSRGRALGYTMTLPMEDKFLATRSEMMDQLAMLLGGRTAEELVFHEPTTGAANDIEKATQIARRMVTEYGMSEQLGARKFGSGSSEVFLGRDMGHERDYSEKVASAIDEEVRRLIETAHDRAWEILVEYRDVLDNLVLELMEKETLSREEVLRIFAPVRKKEHRPSYLGYGKRLPSDRPPVLTPKERAGNGSSPALPSGGPNGGPSGGSPADQPWLSERAPKDEA
- the folE gene encoding GTP cyclohydrolase I FolE, encoding MDSELMPERRPEPPPFDAARIEKAVREILIAIGEDPDREGLRDTPARVARAYAEQFAGLRQNPEDVLTTVFDADHDEMVLVRDIEVSSVCEHHLVPFYGVAHVGYIPNDKGQVTGLSKLARLIDVYARRPQLQERMTSQVADALMRVLEPRGVIVVIEAEHLCMTMRGVRKPGAKTITSAVRGNFRSSDRTRAEAMALILGRR
- a CDS encoding nuclear transport factor 2 family protein — encoded protein: MSVVAEIETLNQEFYSAIENGDLDRMERIWAEDADGREVVCVHPGWGMVTGRREVLRSWALIMANTPYIQFVLTDVRTSVVGDVAVVCCAENILTAGDEGETGFVAGKVVATNTFVLTPQGWRLWIHHGSPVLQGGEDDEDGQEVL
- a CDS encoding NADH-quinone oxidoreductase subunit D, with protein sequence MTERTVGIGAAAAVPGETEDTVLAIGPQHPSAHGALRLRLTLDGERIVAAEPIVGFLHRGAEKLFEVRDYRQIIMLANRHDWLSAFANELGVVLAVERMLGMAVPERAVWARTLLAELNRVLSHLMFLSVHPLDLGSAPPGLGVAEREELRTVLEEATGGRMHYMFNRVGGLKEDLPEGWLDHVTRAVAAVRRRLPDYEERILADPAFRERTVGIGRLGRETILQYGMTGPIARASGVAFDLRRDDPYLAYGELKVTPVTETAGDCHARFRVLLRQVEQSLTLAEECTARLRELPGPVNQRLPKVLRVPEGHTYAWTESPLGVNGYYLVSRGDTTPWRLKLRSASFNNVQALREVLPGHTVADLVPILGSMFFVVGDIDK
- the hpt gene encoding hypoxanthine phosphoribosyltransferase — its product is MDAADMGRDLAKVLITEEELQGKIRELAARIDADYAGKDLLLVGVLKGAVMVMADIARALRLPVQMDWMAVSSYGAGTKSSGVVRVLKDLDTDIAGRHVLVVEDIIDSGLTLSWLLQNLKSRDPASVEVCALLRKPEAVKVPIDVRYVGFDIPNEFVIGYGLDYAERYRNLPFIGTLAPHVYGGEGD
- the folB gene encoding dihydroneopterin aldolase; the protein is MTALDAITVRGIRARGRHGVLPAERELGQEFTVDVTLHLDTRQAAATDDLTRTVDYGELATRLAEVVSGEPVKLIETLAERLAQVCLSYERVEEVEVSVHKPAAPIPVPFDDVVVTIRRRRSCES
- the folP gene encoding dihydropteroate synthase; the encoded protein is MTSWSLRGLPERARCLVMGVVNVTPDSFSDGGRWFDTSAAIRHGLDLVAQGADIVDVGGESTRPGAARVPLEEEIRRVEPVIRALAAEGVTVSVDTMRAEVAEIAVEAGAALVNDVSGGLADPAMPRVVAATGVPYVVMHWRGHSHDMDSRAIYADVVTEVREELAKRVDSVLAEGVAEEQIIIDPGLGFAKRPEHNWALLKHLDRLAELGYPILVGASRKRFLSRLLAAPDGTARPFEECDVATAAVSALAAAAGAWCVRVHDVRPNADAVRVAAAWRAGGAG